In Bos indicus x Bos taurus breed Angus x Brahman F1 hybrid chromosome 23, Bos_hybrid_MaternalHap_v2.0, whole genome shotgun sequence, a single genomic region encodes these proteins:
- the LOC113882058 gene encoding BOLA class I histocompatibility antigen, alpha chain BL3-6 isoform X3, whose amino-acid sequence MRPQLSLLLGVRFLEKPIRVSAVPGFKVFPDPPNSASFQTQRTRVMGPRALLLLLSGVLVLTETRAGSHSLRYFSTAVSRPGFGEPRYLEVGYVDDTQFVQFDSDAPNPRMEPRARWVEQEGPEYWDRNTRNAKGNAQSFRVNLNTLRGYYNQSEAGSHTLQWMSGCDVGPDGRLRRGFMQYGYDGRDYLALNEDLRSWTAGETEAQITKRKWEAAGYAEVQRNYLEGECVEWLRRYLENGKDTLLRADPPKAHVTHHPISGREVTLRCWALGFYPEEISLTWQHDGEDQTQDMELVETRPSGDGSFQKWTALVVPSGEEQRYTCHVQHEGLQEPLTLRWEPPQPSFLTMGIIVGLVLLVVTGAVVAGAVIRMKKCSGEKGGNYIQASRSDSAQGSDVSLTVPKV is encoded by the exons ATGCGGCCCCAGCTCTCACTGCTACTGGGTGTCCGATTTCTAGAAAAACCAATCAGAGTCTCCGCGGTTCCCGGGTTTAAAGTCTTCCCCGACCCGCCCAACTCTGCTTCTTTCCAGACCCAGAGGACGCGAGTCATGGGGCCGCGAgccctcctcctgctgctctcGGGGGTCCTGGTCCTGACTGAGACCCGGGCTG gctcCCACTCCCTGAGGTATTTCAGCACCGCCGTGTCCCGGCCCGGCTTCGGGGAGCCCCGGTACCTGGAAGTCGGCTACGTGGACGACACGCAGTTCGTGCAGTTCGACAGCGACGCCCCGAATCCGAGGATGGAGCCGCGGGCGCGGTGGGTGGAGCAGGAGGGGCCGGAGTATTGGGATCGGAACACGCGAAACGCCAAGGGCAACGCACAGAGTTTCCGAGTGAACCTGAACACCCTGCGCGGCTACTACAACCAGAGCGAGGCCG GGTCTCACACCCTCCAGTGGATGTCTGGCTGCGACGTGGGGCCGGACGGGCGTCTCCGCCGCGGGTTCATGCAGTACGGCTACGACGGTAGAGATTACCTCGCCCTGAACGAGGACCTGCGCTCCTGGACCGCGGGGGAGACGGAGGCTCAGATCACCAAGCGCAAGTGGGAGGCGGCAGGTTATGCTGAGGTACAGAGGAACTACCTGGAGGGCGAATGCGTGGAGTGGCTCCGCAGATACCTGGAGAACGGGAAGGACACGCTGCTGCGCGCAG ACCCTCCAAAGGCACATGTGACCCATCACCCCATCTCTGGTCGTGAGGTCACCCTGaggtgctgggccctgggcttcTACCCTGAAGAGATCTCACTGACCTGGCAGCATGATGGGGAGGACCAGACCCAGGACATGGAGCTTGTGGAGACCAGGCCTTCAGGGGACGGAAGCTTCCAGAAATGGACGGCCCTGGTGGTGCCTTCTGGAGAGGAGCAGAGATACACGTGTCATGTGCAGCACGAGGGGCTTCAGGAGCCCCTCACCCTGAGATGGG AACCTCCTCAGCCCTCCTTCCTCACCATGGGCATCATTGTTGGCCTGGTTCTCCTCGTGGTCACTGGAGCTGTGGTGGCTGGAGCTGTGATCAGGATGAAGAAGTGCTCAG GTGAAAAAGGAGGCAATTATATCCAGGCTTCAA GGAGTGACAGTGCCCAGGGCTCTGATGTGTCTCTCACGGTTCCTAAAG TGTGA
- the LOC113882058 gene encoding BOLA class I histocompatibility antigen, alpha chain BL3-6 isoform X2 has translation MRPQLSLLLGVRFLEKPIRVSAVPGFKVFPDPPNSASFQTQRTRVMGPRALLLLLSGVLVLTETRAGSHSLRYFSTAVSRPGFGEPRYLEVGYVDDTQFVQFDSDAPNPRMEPRARWVEQEGPEYWDRNTRNAKGNAQSFRVNLNTLRGYYNQSEAGSHTLQWMSGCDVGPDGRLRRGFMQYGYDGRDYLALNEDLRSWTAGETEAQITKRKWEAAGYAEVQRNYLEGECVEWLRRYLENGKDTLLRADPPKAHVTHHPISGREVTLRCWALGFYPEEISLTWQHDGEDQTQDMELVETRPSGDGSFQKWTALVVPSGEEQRYTCHVQHEGLQEPLTLRWEPPQPSFLTMGIIVGLVLLVVTGAVVAGAVIRMKKCSGEKGGNYIQASSSDSAQGSNVPLTVPKDETVGSLDWERDWGRGDTLGGRGL, from the exons ATGCGGCCCCAGCTCTCACTGCTACTGGGTGTCCGATTTCTAGAAAAACCAATCAGAGTCTCCGCGGTTCCCGGGTTTAAAGTCTTCCCCGACCCGCCCAACTCTGCTTCTTTCCAGACCCAGAGGACGCGAGTCATGGGGCCGCGAgccctcctcctgctgctctcGGGGGTCCTGGTCCTGACTGAGACCCGGGCTG gctcCCACTCCCTGAGGTATTTCAGCACCGCCGTGTCCCGGCCCGGCTTCGGGGAGCCCCGGTACCTGGAAGTCGGCTACGTGGACGACACGCAGTTCGTGCAGTTCGACAGCGACGCCCCGAATCCGAGGATGGAGCCGCGGGCGCGGTGGGTGGAGCAGGAGGGGCCGGAGTATTGGGATCGGAACACGCGAAACGCCAAGGGCAACGCACAGAGTTTCCGAGTGAACCTGAACACCCTGCGCGGCTACTACAACCAGAGCGAGGCCG GGTCTCACACCCTCCAGTGGATGTCTGGCTGCGACGTGGGGCCGGACGGGCGTCTCCGCCGCGGGTTCATGCAGTACGGCTACGACGGTAGAGATTACCTCGCCCTGAACGAGGACCTGCGCTCCTGGACCGCGGGGGAGACGGAGGCTCAGATCACCAAGCGCAAGTGGGAGGCGGCAGGTTATGCTGAGGTACAGAGGAACTACCTGGAGGGCGAATGCGTGGAGTGGCTCCGCAGATACCTGGAGAACGGGAAGGACACGCTGCTGCGCGCAG ACCCTCCAAAGGCACATGTGACCCATCACCCCATCTCTGGTCGTGAGGTCACCCTGaggtgctgggccctgggcttcTACCCTGAAGAGATCTCACTGACCTGGCAGCATGATGGGGAGGACCAGACCCAGGACATGGAGCTTGTGGAGACCAGGCCTTCAGGGGACGGAAGCTTCCAGAAATGGACGGCCCTGGTGGTGCCTTCTGGAGAGGAGCAGAGATACACGTGTCATGTGCAGCACGAGGGGCTTCAGGAGCCCCTCACCCTGAGATGGG AACCTCCTCAGCCCTCCTTCCTCACCATGGGCATCATTGTTGGCCTGGTTCTCCTCGTGGTCACTGGAGCTGTGGTGGCTGGAGCTGTGATCAGGATGAAGAAGTGCTCAG GTGAAAAAGGAGGCAATTATATCCAGGCTTCAA
- the LOC113882058 gene encoding BOLA class I histocompatibility antigen, alpha chain BL3-6 isoform X1 encodes MRPQLSLLLGVRFLEKPIRVSAVPGFKVFPDPPNSASFQTQRTRVMGPRALLLLLSGVLVLTETRAGSHSLRYFSTAVSRPGFGEPRYLEVGYVDDTQFVQFDSDAPNPRMEPRARWVEQEGPEYWDRNTRNAKGNAQSFRVNLNTLRGYYNQSEAGSHTLQWMSGCDVGPDGRLRRGFMQYGYDGRDYLALNEDLRSWTAGETEAQITKRKWEAAGYAEVQRNYLEGECVEWLRRYLENGKDTLLRADPPKAHVTHHPISGREVTLRCWALGFYPEEISLTWQHDGEDQTQDMELVETRPSGDGSFQKWTALVVPSGEEQRYTCHVQHEGLQEPLTLRWEPPQPSFLTMGIIVGLVLLVVTGAVVAGAVIRMKKCSGEKGGNYIQASRSDSAQGSDVSLTVPKESWSHSSLGDPISDSSRGHFACHCPHKLKGSVHTGFSVSREDFQSHPALLLLEILLDSSFQLFFIFLKEPRDGTCKEEGPNSFIS; translated from the exons ATGCGGCCCCAGCTCTCACTGCTACTGGGTGTCCGATTTCTAGAAAAACCAATCAGAGTCTCCGCGGTTCCCGGGTTTAAAGTCTTCCCCGACCCGCCCAACTCTGCTTCTTTCCAGACCCAGAGGACGCGAGTCATGGGGCCGCGAgccctcctcctgctgctctcGGGGGTCCTGGTCCTGACTGAGACCCGGGCTG gctcCCACTCCCTGAGGTATTTCAGCACCGCCGTGTCCCGGCCCGGCTTCGGGGAGCCCCGGTACCTGGAAGTCGGCTACGTGGACGACACGCAGTTCGTGCAGTTCGACAGCGACGCCCCGAATCCGAGGATGGAGCCGCGGGCGCGGTGGGTGGAGCAGGAGGGGCCGGAGTATTGGGATCGGAACACGCGAAACGCCAAGGGCAACGCACAGAGTTTCCGAGTGAACCTGAACACCCTGCGCGGCTACTACAACCAGAGCGAGGCCG GGTCTCACACCCTCCAGTGGATGTCTGGCTGCGACGTGGGGCCGGACGGGCGTCTCCGCCGCGGGTTCATGCAGTACGGCTACGACGGTAGAGATTACCTCGCCCTGAACGAGGACCTGCGCTCCTGGACCGCGGGGGAGACGGAGGCTCAGATCACCAAGCGCAAGTGGGAGGCGGCAGGTTATGCTGAGGTACAGAGGAACTACCTGGAGGGCGAATGCGTGGAGTGGCTCCGCAGATACCTGGAGAACGGGAAGGACACGCTGCTGCGCGCAG ACCCTCCAAAGGCACATGTGACCCATCACCCCATCTCTGGTCGTGAGGTCACCCTGaggtgctgggccctgggcttcTACCCTGAAGAGATCTCACTGACCTGGCAGCATGATGGGGAGGACCAGACCCAGGACATGGAGCTTGTGGAGACCAGGCCTTCAGGGGACGGAAGCTTCCAGAAATGGACGGCCCTGGTGGTGCCTTCTGGAGAGGAGCAGAGATACACGTGTCATGTGCAGCACGAGGGGCTTCAGGAGCCCCTCACCCTGAGATGGG AACCTCCTCAGCCCTCCTTCCTCACCATGGGCATCATTGTTGGCCTGGTTCTCCTCGTGGTCACTGGAGCTGTGGTGGCTGGAGCTGTGATCAGGATGAAGAAGTGCTCAG GTGAAAAAGGAGGCAATTATATCCAGGCTTCAA GGAGTGACAGTGCCCAGGGCTCTGATGTGTCTCTCACGGTTCCTAAAG AGTCCTGGTCTCATTCTTCTCTGGGTGACCCCATCTCTGACAGCAGCAGGGGTCACTTTGCCTGTCATTGTCCCCACAAGCTCAAGGGGTCTGTGCACACAGGATTCTCAGTGTCAAGAGAGGATTTTCAGAGCCATCCAGCTCTTCTCCTTCTAGAGATTTTGCTGGATTCTTCTTTCCAACTTTTCTTCATCTTCTTAAAGGAACCACGTGATGGAACTTGCAAAGAGGAGGGACCCAACAGTTTCATATCTTGA